TAGCAGAGCGTAATGAAGAAGGATCTTGAACTGCCGAAGCTATCAATTTTTTGGTGGTAAAATCCTTAGCCACAGGTTCTAAATCAGCTTCTAATGCCTTAGCTCTGTTTTGAATACGTTCGACGACTACTTCTCTGGCGGTGCTAAATTGAGAGTCTAATTGTGCAGTAAGGTGATTATATGTGGTTTGCCAGACAATGGTTAAGGTCACAACTACTATTATGCTTAACACTAATAAAAAAAATAGCGCTATACGTTTTTGCAATGAAGTAGTTGATTGCTTCAATTTATTTATAGTCCCCAAACTCGTCTAAATTTTCATACTCCAGCAAGTTGGGTAATAAAGCTTTATTTAAAATAATGTTATGTTTTGATTTTTTATCATCAACTAACACTTTAGTCGCTAAAGCCTCGATATCTTCTTGGATTAATGGACTCCATATCTTTATAGTATATTCCCCAAGTGGCAGATCAAACTTCACCTTACCGTTTCTATCTGATTTCGAAAAATATTCAGTATCGACTATAAAAATGTAGCCAAGCATCCAATCATGTACATTACAACCCAACTCTACTACACCGCTTTTCGAAAATAACAAAGGATCAGCTTGTAGGTCCTTGTAAAGTTGTAATTCAAAAGTTTTAGCTGCAGAAAAAGAATAAACGTGATGTTTGATAGAATCAGAATTAGGAAATTTTACTTGTGTATCTTTTTGTATCGCTAATATGTGGGGGGAAAATTGTGTGTCAATTTGATCCATTATTGCAATATCGGAGGGTGGCACAACCTGCTTTTTTATACTTGGCTCCATATATACAACTACATTAGGAACACCTTTACCAAGTTGATTAATCACATTAACAATAATTTCTTTAGCGTAATTATTAACACTAAAAAGTACCAAAAACAGACCCAATAAGACTTTAAGCATAATGTTCCAATTTGAAAAATATATACGTCTATTCATATTTTATTATGAACAATATAAAGCATTCACTCAGAATCAGCGATACTCCGTTTAATAGACAGTCGATCTAAGATTAATCATTCAATTAAAAACAATATTCAGCATTTTAAATGCCAATGCCGTTTAAACAAAACAGCTTTTACTCTTTCAGTTGGTTAAGCACTTTATTTGCTGCATCTTTTTGTTCTTGAGTCCCTTTTTGGATAATTTCATCGAGTAGTTCTTTAGCAGAACTTTCTTCACCTATTTCGATATAAGCATGAGCTAAATCTAATTTAGCGCCAAGACCTTCATCAGCATCGACGTCTATCATTTGTAAGTCATCATCTACACTCACAAAGGGTTCTAATGGCATATCTAAATCAAGTGCTTGTTCTTCATCTTGCTCACCAGACATACTTTCGTTCAATAACGCCTCAACATCAAGGAAGTCATTAGACTCAAGCTCACTTATTTCTGGTACTTCTTGAGGGGAATCATCCAACAAAGAAGTAATATCGATACCCGTATCGAACTCATCCTCGTCTCGGTCAACCGTATTATCGATAGATTCCAACATTTCATCAAAGCTAGACTCTTCTAATTCATGTAATAATTCTGAATCATTATCGTCTTCAGTTTCTGCTTTACTGTCGTCTAACCAGTCTCCTAGACCTGGCAAATCATCCAACTCATCAACGGGATATATATTATTTTCTGAAGGCTCTTTATCAAATTGCCCTAAAGCTTCATCAAGGGCAAGGTCATCAAAATTGGATATATCAGCAATATCATTGGCTTTTTCAGGCTGTTTTTTAGCTTCACTTTTTTCTTCTGAGAAAAAGTCACTTGCGGCAGCACCAAACTCTAAATCATCTAACGAACCTATAGAATGACTCTCATTTGACGTTAGATCTTCTAATACCTCATCTAATTCTTCTTTTTCAAAGTCTTCTAAGGCTTTTTCGAGCTGATCTTCATCTAAAGCGCTTTCAACTGATTCAAGTTCATTAAGCTCAGCGGGATCAAGCTCAAAGTCATCGGGATCAAGGTCATCGGCTTCTGCCCTGCCTTCTGATTCCTCTTCAACTGCTGGCTCAGCTTCAACTGTTGGCTGATCTTCAACACCTGGTTCCTCTTGAGCTGAAGACTCTTCTTGGGCTGAAGGCTCTTCTTCGACTTCTGGTTCTTCTTGGGCTGAAGGCTCCTCTTCGACCTCTGACTCTTCTTGAGCTGAAGGCTCTTCTTCGACTTCTGGCTCTTCTTGGGCTGAAGGCTCTTCTTCGACCTCTGGCTCTTCTTGGGCTGAAGGCTCTTCTTCGACTTCTGGTTCTTCTTGGGCTGAAGGCTCTTCTTCGACCTCTGACTCTTCTTGGGCTGAAGGCTCTTCTTCGACTTCTGGTTCTTCTTGGGCTGAAGGCTCTTCTTCGACCTCTGGCTCTTCTTGGGCTGAAGGCTCTTCTTCGACTTCTGGTTCTTCTTGGGCTGAAGGCTCTTCTTTGACCTCTGGTTCTTCTTGAGCTGAAGGCTCAGCTTCAACTGTTGACTCTTCTTGGGCTGAAGGCTCTTCTTCGACCTCTGGTTCTTCTTGGGCTGAAGGCTCTTCTTGGGCTGAAGGCTCAGCTTCAACTGCTGACTCTTCTTGGGCTGAAGGCTCTTCTTCGACTTCTGGTTCTTTTTGGGCTGAAGGCTCTTCTTCGACCTCTGGGTCTTGTTCCGCTGAAGGCTCATTCTCGACTACCGGTTCATCTTCAACTACTGGCTCTTGATCAGCTGAAGGCTCTGCTTCGACTGCTGGCTCAACTTCAACTGTTGGCTCAGCTTCAACTGCTGGCTCAGCTTCAACTGCTGACTCTTCTTGGGCTGAAGGCTCTTCTTCGATCTCAGATTCTTCTTGGGCTGAAGGCTCTTCTTCGACGAATGGCTCAGAAAGCTCGTCCAATACTTCATTTAATAAATCATCATCCACTTCATCAGCCAAATCATCTAACTGCTGAATTCCGTGTTGTACATCTTCGGGCGCGACATCTTCGTCTTCATCATCGTCCGGCAGCATAGAGCGCATTTGTTCAACTTGTTCTAACTCATCAATTAAGTTACCAGTAACTTTGTCTAACTCTTCATTTGTCGCAGAAATTTCTTCATCTAATTTTTGTAGTGCGTCTTCATTGATTTCTTCTGAGTCATCCACTAAAGGATTTTCAGGTAAGTCAATTTCTTTAGAACCCTCAAGTAATTCATCAATGCTAATTTCAGGTTGTTCGTTTTCATCTTCAACCTGCTTAATTGCTAAATCATTACTATCATCGCCTGATGCCAACGAATCACCTTCTGTAGGATCCATTTCATCCACATCATGAATCAGCATGTCTACACTTTCTTCGGTGACAACATCTTCTTCAGCAGTTATTTGTTCGTCAACAGCATTATCATCGGTCAATTCTGTTAACAGATCATCGTCTTCATCTTCACCAAACAAGTCATCCAACACGTCTTGTTCTATAACACCGGCATTATCTTCATCCAATAAAGCATCGTCTAATTCATCAAATACTTCTGCATCTTCACTCAGCAACTCATCGATTTGGTCTTCATCTAATGCCTCTTCTAGTTCATCAGCTAGTACATCATCCAAAACATCATCTTCACCAAATAAATTATCATCATCTAGTTCGTCTTCTTCAAGCTCATCAGATAATTCGGCACTCAATGCATCTGATAGATCATCCATTTCTGCTGTATGTTTATCTAATGTGATGTCATGCTCAAAATCTTCTTCAGATTCCACATCAATATTGGCTGACTTTCTTTTCACTAACCAATATGCAAAACCTGCGAGTAAAAATATAACGGGTAACATAGATAGCAGAATTAGATTAAGGGGATCATCTAACCAAGAGGTTTCTTGTTGTTTAATTTGCGTTTCTTTTTCAGATTGTTGTAATCGTGCCTGAGCTAATAATTCTTCAACACTTTTGTCAATTTGTTCAACTTTCTCACTACTTTTTTCCCCCTGAGTACGCATATTGGTAAGATCTGCATCTACCTTCGCTAAACGTTCAAATAACTTTTTATTCTCATCAAGGATTGACTGAACGCTACTAATCGATTCGGCAAATTGTTTCCTGATGGCCATAAATTGGCGATTTTGTGCCTCATTAATATCACCTAATTTCTGTTCGAGTAATTCCTTAGTTTCAGTCAGTTCTGTTTGACTAGCCGCAGCAACTTCGATAGCTGCAGCTGTTTTGTCGGCTGGTTTACCTGATTGATTTGATTGCCAATTTTGAGCGTCAGAGTCCGCTCGTTTAAAAGCTTGTTGTTTATTAACCCTTTGTATATAACTCTCAGAGGGTAATCTCAGAATAGCTCCGTCTTTTAGCAGATTAAGATTATTCTCTTCAAATGCATCCGGGTTAAGCTCAAAAATGGCTTGCATAACCTGATAGATTGATAAGGATTGGTTTTCTCGATAACGTTGGGATATCTGCCATAAAGTATCCGAGGACTCAATTGGACCATAGGTCATCCCAGAAAATTGAGTACCAGTACCTTTCGGACCTTTAATCCTAACATTTTGAAAATCAGCGGCATAAACGGTAAAAGCGAAGAAGGTTAATATCGCAACCAGCCTCACCGCTATTTTTCGCAAATTCATAGAGTTCCTTGTATTCAAAATATTTAAATTGCTGTTTTGGCTATTAATTCATGAGTAGCAGTACTTGGGAGGCGCCACTAATAATTCTCAGCTAAGTTCTCATTATCATAAACAATAAATTGTCAGAAAATTGACTATTTGCCATAACGTAGCAATTCGTATTCCAAATTGACTGCTGGAGTAAATTCTTTTGAAACTATAAACTAGATGGGCTATTTGATCTAGAATACTTATACTAACTCCATTAAATAAATGTACACTCAGCGAGAATTTAAAAGCGCATAATCAAGGCGCTAAAATGAGCTCTTTAAATCAACATCAAGCATTTATCAGTCGAGTACTATTATAACTGCGGGTTTAGCAAAAAAATGATGAGAAGCCAGATCTAATAAACGGTCTCCGTTTTGTTTATTGAGAATAATAGCAGTGGCATTATCAACTTGGCTCGCACCTTTAATTAAAAGCGGGTTGTCACCCACAATTGGGTGATTTAGAGCAAACTCTAAACTACGGGAAAAAAGTGAAAGTAACTTTCCAGATTTCACTATGCTATTTTTGTCTTTACTTGCAGGATAAATAGTTGCGCCGTCAGGATGCTGAATATTTGGCGCTAAGGATGGCAAAAATCGATGCCCTCTTACATCAATAATTAACCCGGTGGGTTGAGGTTCTGTTCGAGCATTGGTTAAGGCTGAATTTTCTAATAATACGCTCTCCTCCAATTTACTCACTCGCTGATCTAAACGCTGTAAATCTGGGCTCCAAGGTAAACTAGTTGTTAGCTCATTTTGTTCCGCATAGGCAGTGGAAATGATGCTATTGAAAAACCTATTAATAAACAAAGACACTGAATGTTCAGTCTGTACTTCATTTTGATAGATACTATTTGATAACTGACCTGAAACAAAGACCCCCATAGTGACCTTGCAGGTATTATCTTCCCCCATATCTCGGCTGAGAATACGAGCCCCTTTTATGACGCCTTCAACAGCACTTTTGACAATATCATATTCTGCAGCATGGTGAGAAACACTGGTAGAAACCGTTACTCTAACTCCATTTGTGGCTTCAATTAAATTACGCTGAGCATCAGTTACCGCAGCTCGACAGGCCAATAAACGCCCTACCTCTATGCGCTTCCCTTCAGGAGCCACACCAAATCCCTCGGCGGTGACCATACCCGAACTCCAATTCATATTGCTAGTTGTCGTCAGCCATTCAGTATAAATACCAGCTTGTTGAGCAAATATGGATGAGCTAAAAAACAACGCTAAAATTAAAATATATCCTTTCATTTTTAATACCTTACCTTACCTAAAACACTCATTGGAGAAGCTGCGGGCAGCCAATTATTATCGCTGGCTTCCACTTGATAAATTGACGAACTCTGAATATGAAACGGAAAGTTTTCTGTAAATTGGCTACCTTCTATATTCACTCTAGCTTGATCGGTTATTATCAATCCACTAGTGTTACTGCCACTTAAAAAACAATTTCTAATATGTACTTGAGCCATATTAGCCACAGTTATTGCTGAATACTGGCTATTAGTAATAGAACAATCAACAATTGCAGGGCTTCCTTTTATGACTTCAATACCTATACCAGCGTTTTCAATATTAACGCTATTTAATTCAACATGCTCGTTGCTATCTAGGCTTATAAAAGTAGGGGCAGTGATAATTTTCGATAAAGGCTGAAGTTGAATAGGTAAACCGGCAAAAGTGAATAAACTACCTTGAATGTGCAAGTTTCCCGCATTGGTAAATTGAAATTCAGTACCCGGCTCTATATACAAGCCACTGCCTGCTACTTGGGTGACTTTTTTATCGACAATATATGGACCTTCACTTTTTAGTAAAATAAACTGGCCGTCTATAGTGCTAGGTAATCTAGATTTTTTTATAACTGTGGCGCTGTACATACTTGCTAAAGGATAAACAACTTTATTTATGAGTGTTTCTTCACTTTGATTTCCAGCCTTGTCTATGGCGACAATACTTAGTTTTATCGGGGCAAACGCTTTTAAAGTATGCTCCCAAACAAACTCAGTCTGATAAGTTTCAAATAACTGTCTACGAATTTGCCCTTCAATCAAAATGACTTGATAAAGTAAATTCGGCTCACTATTTTGCCAAGTTAACGTCACTCTATCTGGGCTAACTTTGTCCTGTAGTAAAGTCACTGGTTTAGGTGCTTCATTATCAAAACTTAGTAAACCAACTGAGCTAATATACTTGCTAGTCATGCCAGAACTATCACGCAATATTCCAGTTAACATTCGCTCAGAAGCATTCCAACTGTGATCAACAGAAATACTTGTGGTATAGATCCCAGGTTGTTGCTCTATTAAAGGAAAAACTTGATTAATACCTTCAATCGTTACACTTGCAAGTTTGTTAGCTTCACCTTTAATTCCCACTCGAAGCACATCACCATATTTTAATACTTGCTCAATACCATCATGTAACACAGTCTCGATGTAGGAATAGTTAACTTCTTGAAACTTGGTGGGTTGTGGAAATTCATTAGCTATTTTTCGACCCAACTTATCTGCCACAGCTAATAAATTTTCATCATTAAGATGCCAAGCGGTAACCGCAATATTGTATAACAAGCCGAGAGCATTGACTGATACTCCCCCCTCTCTGGAAATCTCTTCAAATTCCTTCGACCAGATTGCCTCTCCCTTAACATTAACTAAGGTAATTTTTACAGCAAAAGTGATCTGCGCATAAATTCCGACATATAATTTATCGTAATCCAGCACCTCAACAAATAATAAGCCATCCACATCCAATAAATTGGTCAATAACTCTGCATTTTTAGGTGTCAATTCTTGCTCATTCGAAAGTATCGCTAATCGATTATCGATATCTTTGATATGTGAAAATCTATAATTTGAACTAGCTAAATGTCCATATAGGGTGCTACGCAAAGTTTGTGATGCTTCTTGTTCACTTGTACTATTTTTAAAAGGTAAGATGGCAATCGATTGAGGTAATGAAGGTTTAATTTCGGCTTCAAGTACTTCAGCGACAACAGTGACTTCTTCAATTTCTGGTAGCTCTTTATCCTCTAGAACTGAATTTATTTCATTCGTTTTATTACTAACAGCTAAAGGCTCAACTTGATTCACACTGCCGCAACTGACGATAAACACGGTACATAAAACAATGAAACTTAGATTTAACAGATTTCTAGATATAGGCATAATTTCTCAATTCAAACTCTAATCAAAATGGGTATATTGCTGTTTTCTAGCAAGAATTTTGCGTAAATAATTTTTAGTTTCTTCGGCAGGTAAGTTTGCCATTAACTGCTCGTATGTTTGTTGAGCTTGCAAGTTATTGATTTTTTGTACGGCTAAATTGATACTTTTTTTACCAGTAAATGTTTTAGCCAAATTGCCTACACCTGTGTTGTAACTTGCCAACATACAATACAATTTGCTTTGTTGATTTTTGATCCCACGCAGATAACGTTTAGATAAAAGATGTAAATAAGTTGTGCCAAGTAATAAATTATTATTTTGATCAAACAAATAGGCAGGGCTAACGATTTGTTTTTTACCATACAAAAACTCGTAAGCGTCTACTCCAGCAGTATTGGGCACCAACTGCATTAAGCCAAAAGCCGGCACTGGTGACATCGCCATTGGATTAAAACTCGATTCAGTTTCAATTAAGGCCAAAATCAGTGATACATCCAATTGATACTTGTTGGCTAATGAACTGACTGTATCTAATTTACCTTCAATAAGGTTTTTCTGATAATTGTTTAAATAGGGAATAGTTAATACTAAACGCTTAACAGATTGCTTAGTTTGTAACACTAATGTTGGAGCATTTATAACCAAGGCATTTTGTGCAGAAACATTAATAGATTTAGTAATATCCGTTTTGATATTCTCAGTTATATTCACGGCTGGATTATCTAATATTTCTTTGGCAGCTAAGTCTGTAGACTGAAGAATAAGACTGGGTTCGATTATATTTTTTGCTTTTAAAAATTTGCTGTTTTGAATGTCTAAATTAACTGCTGCTGGTTTAGAATTATGATTGCGAAAAGATGATTGCGCTAGTTCAGCATCCTCCGCAGACTGAGAAATATTATCTACAGATAGGTTTTCAATTATTTTAGCTGTATCAGCCGCTAATATTTGTTCAACGTCAACATAGGGTTCACTTTTTATTTGCGGTTGAATAAGGCTGAGTTGAGCCAAATCGGTCTGTTTTAACTCTTGTTGTAAGCTTTGTTGAAAAACATCAACTTGTTGTAATTGCGATTTGTCACTTTTTGCTATCTTCGCTGCAAAAGACTGTAATTGAAGTAAACTTTTTGCAATATCACCGTCGACAATAGTTTCAACTTGATACACGCCACCTTTGAAATCAAAAGTGGCTCGAGTAGAAAACGACTCATCATAAGTTGTCCAACTTTGTGCTGCAGGTAAAATAATATCTTCGTGCCAATTAACAGATATCTTCTGAGTCAGGCCTTTATAAGCTCTATCTACTGCATTTTTGACTTGTATAAAACGTGTTTCAAGAACTTTATCTTGTTGCTCAAAATGTTGCTCTAATTGGGCATCCAAGGCATCAAATTCATTATCTAAATCATCAATACTTTGAGCTTGGGTGAAATTAATGCAACCTTGACTGAGCAAGGCAACCAATCCAACAAATTTGCCGAATTGTTGATATCTATTCATTTATTAGCCGTTTTTTGTTGCTGTATAAAAGACTCCAATTCAGCTACTGTAGAGCGTTGTAAACAAGGCTCTGCTTCTTTCGTTACACAAATTGCCATCACTACTTCAACTGATATGCTCTGCTCATCAGCTGTCACAGTGTGATTTTTTTCAAATGCACCATTCAAAAGCGACTTAACTCTAGTGGCAACTATATCACTACTTATTTCATACTCTTCCATAGTGGTACCGCCGGTTAAACGTACCCCTTTCAGTTGTTCAGCTAAATTTCTTTGTGCGTCGACTGTTGCCGCCCGTTTAGCCATCATTTTGGCCTGAGCCTTAATTTTAAAGACACTCAAATCCACTGTACCAAAACCACTGGCAGTAATTAATCCTTTTTCTGCATAAGCAAAAGGAGAACTCAATAACAGCATAATTAAAAAGATTCGCATATTAATTTCCTTTTTTTGCTGCTTTCAACTGAGTCACTAATTGACCGGCTAAATCAATACGCACGCCTTCCTCAATTGAACTCACTAATTGATCAATAACATCTACTTTAAATGCACTGGCTAATAAGTATTTTTTGGCTTGTAATAATTCTTTTCTGCAAGCTAATGGGGCGTATTCCATAGCATCTCTAAAGCTAGTGTTGGCTAAAATCACTCTGCCATTTTCAAAAACACAAGTTTCATACTTCTTTTTAATTTGCTGCAACTCTTGGCTATTTAAAGGCTGTGATGTCTGACTTTGATTTTCAGCCCATGTAGATGCTGAGTAAAAAAGCATAATAATCAAACAATTTAATTTCATGAAGTATTCCTATTTATCTTCTACCAAGATATTGACTTGGTCGGAAGGCGAGCTTTCAAGTAAGTCCGTATCCACCGCAATGATGTAATAACAGTAACTTTTGTCAGCTTCTATATTTTTGTCAATGTAACTTAATACTGGGCTATTTACTGTTGCCAGTTTACGCTCTCTACCACATGTTTTACCGCGATAAATATCATAATGTTTGATGTCAGGCTCTAAGTTAGCTTGCCAATTTAACGCGGCAATGGCATTTTCTTGAACAACAGAAACCCCGCCGACCTTGCTCGGGATAGCTTTAGTAGTCGCTGCAATGATAGAGCTTTTAGGACCTTCAACTTTAAAGCTGTTGAAGGCCGAAATACGATACTGATATAAGGAGCCATGCTCTAACTTAGAAAAAAATCCACCTTCATCAACATAACTGTTTTCGTTAACTTTGAGCGTACTCAATTCTTCGAGCTCTCCATCTTTTTCTAACCGGTATACCTTATAACCTGCAACATCGGGGTCATTAAGAGGAGTCCAACTTAAACTGACTTTTTTCACTTGTTGACTAACTGCTAAAAAGTGTTGCGGTGCCCGTGGCAGTGCTTTAGTTCGCACTTCAATTATATTTGATGTGCCGAGTTTTTGTTGTTTATGAAACGCAGTCACCTGATAGAAATAGCGCTTTTCATCCAATAAATTTTTATTATCTAAATAATGACTCTGATTCGTGGTTTCTATATTTTGCCAAGTAATATTGTTCTCAGATCTTTGGATCAGATAAGATTCTACTTGTTTGTTGTTTGTCCAGTTGATTGAATTTTGTCGTAACAAATCTTGTTTACTGACGGTAAGCTTTATATCCAAAGGACTAAAACCTGTTTCTACATCTGAATCTTCGCTACTTAATAAATCCTTGTCTAATAAATTAACTTTGTATTCAAATGAAGCAAAAGGCAATAATTCCAGATCAACATATTGGGTCAACTTGGCATCAATTTCAGCAATTAAAGACCAATCAACTTCATGCTTCCAACGCCTATAGATAAGCGCATTTTTTAGGTCTGTTTCTGCCCCCGTTTTCCAATTCAATAAAACTTGGTGTTCTTTAGTTTGTACCGTTAAATCAGTAGCTCTATTGGGCAATGCTTTTGAATGAGCTTCAATTGATGGGCCGATAGGTCCAACTTCATCGTAAATATTTCGACTTGCAATAGCATATCGGTATATCTGGCCATGGCTAATGCCCCCGGTATCCACCGAGTCGATATAAGTGCTGGCTTCTACTACTGGGATTTCTGCAATTAGGTTATAAGAAGTAAAATTATCAAGCTGGCTTGCTCTATACAGCAAATAACTTTTCAAATCGGGGTCATTTGTAGCAGCCCATGTTAAAGTCAATTTTCCTGCCTCACCACTTTTAGCAATAAGCGATTCTGGAGCAGGTATATCCTTTGTTTTCATAGATATTAAATTGGATTCAGAAACAACTTGGCCTTGATATATAATTGATAATTTATATTCGTATACCAAGTCGTCAAGTAAACCTAACTTATCAGTATAGGATGTAGTTTGGCCCTCAAATTCAGTAATTAAAGACCAAGGCTGCCCTTTTTCTCGCCTCCATAACTGTAAGCTATCAGCCACA
The sequence above is a segment of the Paraglaciecola sp. L3A3 genome. Coding sequences within it:
- a CDS encoding FimV/HubP family polar landmark protein, producing MNLRKIAVRLVAILTFFAFTVYAADFQNVRIKGPKGTGTQFSGMTYGPIESSDTLWQISQRYRENQSLSIYQVMQAIFELNPDAFEENNLNLLKDGAILRLPSESYIQRVNKQQAFKRADSDAQNWQSNQSGKPADKTAAAIEVAAASQTELTETKELLEQKLGDINEAQNRQFMAIRKQFAESISSVQSILDENKKLFERLAKVDADLTNMRTQGEKSSEKVEQIDKSVEELLAQARLQQSEKETQIKQQETSWLDDPLNLILLSMLPVIFLLAGFAYWLVKRKSANIDVESEEDFEHDITLDKHTAEMDDLSDALSAELSDELEEDELDDDNLFGEDDVLDDVLADELEEALDEDQIDELLSEDAEVFDELDDALLDEDNAGVIEQDVLDDLFGEDEDDDLLTELTDDNAVDEQITAEEDVVTEESVDMLIHDVDEMDPTEGDSLASGDDSNDLAIKQVEDENEQPEISIDELLEGSKEIDLPENPLVDDSEEINEDALQKLDEEISATNEELDKVTGNLIDELEQVEQMRSMLPDDDEDEDVAPEDVQHGIQQLDDLADEVDDDLLNEVLDELSEPFVEEEPSAQEESEIEEEPSAQEESAVEAEPAVEAEPTVEVEPAVEAEPSADQEPVVEDEPVVENEPSAEQDPEVEEEPSAQKEPEVEEEPSAQEESAVEAEPSAQEEPSAQEEPEVEEEPSAQEESTVEAEPSAQEEPEVKEEPSAQEEPEVEEEPSAQEEPEVEEEPSAQEEPEVEEEPSAQEESEVEEEPSAQEEPEVEEEPSAQEEPEVEEEPSAQEEPEVEEEPSAQEESEVEEEPSAQEEPEVEEEPSAQEESSAQEEPGVEDQPTVEAEPAVEEESEGRAEADDLDPDDFELDPAELNELESVESALDEDQLEKALEDFEKEELDEVLEDLTSNESHSIGSLDDLEFGAAASDFFSEEKSEAKKQPEKANDIADISNFDDLALDEALGQFDKEPSENNIYPVDELDDLPGLGDWLDDSKAETEDDNDSELLHELEESSFDEMLESIDNTVDRDEDEFDTGIDITSLLDDSPQEVPEISELESNDFLDVEALLNESMSGEQDEEQALDLDMPLEPFVSVDDDLQMIDVDADEGLGAKLDLAHAYIEIGEESSAKELLDEIIQKGTQEQKDAANKVLNQLKE
- a CDS encoding right-handed parallel beta-helix repeat-containing protein — protein: MPISRNLLNLSFIVLCTVFIVSCGSVNQVEPLAVSNKTNEINSVLEDKELPEIEEVTVVAEVLEAEIKPSLPQSIAILPFKNSTSEQEASQTLRSTLYGHLASSNYRFSHIKDIDNRLAILSNEQELTPKNAELLTNLLDVDGLLFVEVLDYDKLYVGIYAQITFAVKITLVNVKGEAIWSKEFEEISREGGVSVNALGLLYNIAVTAWHLNDENLLAVADKLGRKIANEFPQPTKFQEVNYSYIETVLHDGIEQVLKYGDVLRVGIKGEANKLASVTIEGINQVFPLIEQQPGIYTTSISVDHSWNASERMLTGILRDSSGMTSKYISSVGLLSFDNEAPKPVTLLQDKVSPDRVTLTWQNSEPNLLYQVILIEGQIRRQLFETYQTEFVWEHTLKAFAPIKLSIVAIDKAGNQSEETLINKVVYPLASMYSATVIKKSRLPSTIDGQFILLKSEGPYIVDKKVTQVAGSGLYIEPGTEFQFTNAGNLHIQGSLFTFAGLPIQLQPLSKIITAPTFISLDSNEHVELNSVNIENAGIGIEVIKGSPAIVDCSITNSQYSAITVANMAQVHIRNCFLSGSNTSGLIITDQARVNIEGSQFTENFPFHIQSSSIYQVEASDNNWLPAASPMSVLGKVRY
- a CDS encoding methylamine utilization protein codes for the protein MLKVLLGLFLVLFSVNNYAKEIIVNVINQLGKGVPNVVVYMEPSIKKQVVPPSDIAIMDQIDTQFSPHILAIQKDTQVKFPNSDSIKHHVYSFSAAKTFELQLYKDLQADPLLFSKSGVVELGCNVHDWMLGYIFIVDTEYFSKSDRNGKVKFDLPLGEYTIKIWSPLIQEDIEALATKVLVDDKKSKHNIILNKALLPNLLEYENLDEFGDYK
- a CDS encoding murein transglycosylase domain-containing protein, translating into MNRYQQFGKFVGLVALLSQGCINFTQAQSIDDLDNEFDALDAQLEQHFEQQDKVLETRFIQVKNAVDRAYKGLTQKISVNWHEDIILPAAQSWTTYDESFSTRATFDFKGGVYQVETIVDGDIAKSLLQLQSFAAKIAKSDKSQLQQVDVFQQSLQQELKQTDLAQLSLIQPQIKSEPYVDVEQILAADTAKIIENLSVDNISQSAEDAELAQSSFRNHNSKPAAVNLDIQNSKFLKAKNIIEPSLILQSTDLAAKEILDNPAVNITENIKTDITKSINVSAQNALVINAPTLVLQTKQSVKRLVLTIPYLNNYQKNLIEGKLDTVSSLANKYQLDVSLILALIETESSFNPMAMSPVPAFGLMQLVPNTAGVDAYEFLYGKKQIVSPAYLFDQNNNLLLGTTYLHLLSKRYLRGIKNQQSKLYCMLASYNTGVGNLAKTFTGKKSINLAVQKINNLQAQQTYEQLMANLPAEETKNYLRKILARKQQYTHFD